The sequence below is a genomic window from Salvelinus namaycush isolate Seneca chromosome 2, SaNama_1.0, whole genome shotgun sequence.
TTGTGTCAAATCACCAGTTGGCAACCCATCCCCATCCCTAACCTGGTGGCCACAAAGCGGGGGAAGTAGGAGGTCTGGTTGAAGTCGACCCTCTTGTTAGCCTGCACAATGAAGCGGTGCTGTTCTCCGAAGGCCCGTATGACACTGGCTCCCTGCACCGTCTCGTTGAAGTGGGTGTAGATGGGCGAGCGGCTCACCGACTCCAGCCTCCGCAGCTGGCAGGATGTGGCCACGTAGAAACTCTGTAATGCACAACGGAAAAATAAAACATGACGTTTTAATGAACCGAAAGTACCAAGaggtggtgtatgtgtgtggaaGTGGGTTTTCCACTCCAGCATTTCTAGTAGATTTACAGTATGTAGCCTGCCATTACTTAGCACTACTATGTTAGCATGTGGGATAAATCACCACGCAAAACCAACAACTTGCAAAATCCGCTATTTTGGTTTTCAAGAGTCTAAAACTATTATTCTTCCACAAAACGGTGTCTCAGTCGGTTAGAAACATACCTGAACGAAGGCGTAGAGAATGGCGAGGGGCAGGATGACGACCGCCGCAAAAGGTGTAGCCAGCATGACGATGATACAGACTTCCATCAGCTTGAAGAGGTAGCCCAGCATCATCTTGAGGCCGTCGGGGATCATGCAGTCGATAGCGTCGATCTCCTTGGCAAAACGGTTTAGGAGGTTCCCACTGGGGGTGGTCTCAAAGAAAGACATGGGGGAGTGGAGAACGTTCTTCAGGAGGTCCATGTGGAGGTGCCGGGACGCGATGATACCTCCGACCGAAATGGCCACCGTGGTGCCGAAAATAGCGATTCCTGAAATATAAAATAAACTGCTATTAGGATCCCTGCTGTTTGGCAACTGTGGTTTATATCAGATACTGAAACTCTCAATCTCTCAGAAGGACTCTTGGAGGACTAGGACAATGGAGGGTTATAACAGATCCAAATAAACAAACATTAGTGGGattaaagatggaatccgcatTAGGGGAAACAGCGCCTCTGTCTGCCCCAGCACCTTtgatgttattgtttttgttttatgaACGAAACAGAGTTGAGGTGTGTCAAGCAGCATGGTAAAACAAAATGCAGTACGTATTCTGCTGTTCAGTCGTGCATGCAATAATGTCTGAGTGGAAAAAATTTAAGGATTCTAGCTAAACTGTAGTATATGCTGTTTCACCATCAAGGATTCTAGCTAAACTGTAGTCTATGCTGTTTCACCATCAAGGATTCTAGCTAAACTGTAGTCTATGCTGTTTCACCATCAAGGATTCTAGCTAAAATGTAGTCAATgctgtttcaccattaaggattctaGCTAAACTGTAGTCTATGCTGTTTCACCATCAAGGATTCTAGCTAAACTGTAGTCTATGCTGTTTCACCATCAAGGATTCTAGCTAAACTGTAGTCAATGCTGTTTCACCATCAAGGATTCTAGCTAAACTGTAGTCAATgctgtttcaccattaaggattctaGCTAAACTGTAGTCAATGCTGTTTCACCATCAAGGATTCTAGCTAAACTGTAGTCTATGCTGTTTCACCATCAAGGATTCTAGCTAAACTGTAGTCTATGCTGTTTCACCATCAAGGATTCTAGCTAAACTGTAGTCTATGCTGTTTCACCATCAAGGATTCTAGCTAAACTGTAGTCTATGCTGTTTCACCATCAAGGATTCTAGCTAAACTGTAGTCAATgctgtttcaccattaaggattctaGCTAAACTGTAGTCTATGCTGTTTCACCATCAAGGATTCTAGCTAAACTGTAGTCTATGCTGTTTCACCATCAAGGATTCTAGCTAAACTGTAGTCTATGCTGTTTCACCATCAAGGATTCTAGCTAAACTGTAGTCAATgctgtttcaccattaaggattctaGCTAAACTAGTCTATGCTGTTTCACCATTAAGTATTCTAGCTAAACTGTAGTCAATgctgtttcaccattaaggattctaGCTAAACTAGTCTATGCTGTTTCACCATCAAGGATTCTAGCTAAACTGTAGTCTATGCTGTTTCACCATTAATGATTCTAGCTAAACTAGTCTATGCTGTTTCACCATCAAGGATTCTAGCTAAACTGTAGTCAATgctgtttcaccattaaggattctaGCTAAACTAGTCTATGCTGTTTCACCATCAAGGATTCTAGCTAAACTGTAGTCTATGCTGTTTCACCATCAAGGATTCTAGCTAAACTGTAGTCTATgctgtttcaccattaaggattctaGCTAAACTGTAGTCAATgctgtttcaccattaaggattctaGCTAAACTGTAGTCTATGCTGTTTCTCTTCATCCAAGTCAAAAGGACCTACTTTTATCTTTGGTGTCTTTTCCCAGTAAAATGCATTCACCACTGACCTTGTGCGAAGCCCAGAGCCCCGTAGACGGCCAGCTTCATGTCCGTGTCGACCTGGGTGCCGTTGACGATGGGTTCGTCGGCCCACAGGCTCAGCCAGTAGTTGTAGGCCAGCGAGGCCCCCTGCTGGAAGGCGTACAGGAAGACGATGGGGATGATGAAGGCCATGCCGATGGTCTTGAAGTACTCCATGTACATCTCCAGCCTCACCTGTGGTAAAAAAGACAGGCAATCAGTTGCTAGAAATTGACAAACACCTGTTAATATGTGAAAGGTGAGAAAGAAGCTCCGTTTGTTTTAAAGAAACAATGTACTGGAGCGCTCAAATGGGTACAACCTGTATGGCTATGGAGACTTTATCATTTAGTTTGAACCATTTTTAACCATAAGAGGTGCAGTCAAAGATCAGCTCTTCTTCTAGACTCACCCTCCCAGTGCGTGCCTTGTCAACCTCCATCAGCTTTCCCAAGTCCTCAGGAACCTGCTCCTCTTCTATCTCAGACATGGGCTCCATACCCTGCAGGTTAGTACTGTTGGTGTCTCCCCTAGAGAACATAGAGGGGTTTCAGTtaggtttttatttttaagatGCTTGGCATGCTCAATGTGACGTTTTCTCCAATAGACGTTTATTATACCATTGAATCAATTAGAACCATGATGTTATCAGGAAAATATTATGTAATGTGCGCTGGAAATTCACTTACCCAATGAGCTGCTCTTGGGATAGATCTCTTGAGAATGGCATGAAGTCTGTAACACTCAGCCGTGAGCTGGCCCTCCTGGCACCTGCAGCAATGGTACAAAATGTTCATTTACATGGTGAAAAGCTTATTGGTGAGAAGCAAATGTTTGTTCATCAATGGCGATAATGACTTCTCCCAAATTTCATTACAATGAGGTCCTACCTCTCTGTGCGGCGGTCTCTGTGACGCTCTCTTTACGGTCGTTGCTGGCGAAGGTATGGATGAAGTCTGCAAAGGCCCCGTGGCGGCTCAGCAACTCCTGGTAGGAGCCACTCTCTGTGATCTCCCCGTCCACCAGCACCAGGATGAGGTCCGCCTGAGGCAGGAAGCTCATCCCATGGGTTACTAGGACACGGGTCTGGTAGCATAAACCACAGGAGCAGGATTAATCAAAATAGACGATCAGCGGAACTAGCCTAATACAAATGgtggatttgatttgaagaatCTGCAAAATCATGCTTTTCCATCTCAAAACCACACAAGGAACAGTCGGTTACGTGTAAGCTTCTAATATTGATTTCTACAAGTGTCACTCTGACTGTTAATAGAGATCATATTTTGGTCATAGTTTTACCTTATCTCTTAGCACTCCCTTGGGTCCGATGACTTTGTCGAAGATGTGTTGCCCCACATGAGCATCCACAGCAGACAGGGGGTCATCCAGCAGATAGACGTCAGCCTTCCTGTACACAGCCCTTGCCAGGCTCACCCTCTGCTTCTGACCACCCGAGAGGTTCAGACCCTGTCAGGGAGAACAATCAAGAAGAAGACATGACTCAAGATTCCAGAACATTCTAAAAGACCATTTGATTGACCATCTAGTGAAATGAGGTGGAATTCTAGAAGATTATTTTCATACCTTCTCCCCAATCTCTGTGGAGTCTCCAGCAGGCAGGATCTCCAGGTCAGGCAGCAGAGCACAGGCGTCCAACACCCGCTGGTACCAGGTCTTCTGCTTCTCACGACCAAACATAACATTGTCCTGGACCGTGGCATTCTGGATCCAGGCCTGCTGAGGGACATAGGCCACTGAGCCCTGTGGAGACAGAAAAATAAATAGAGGAACATTAGCATTGAAGAAGAAGAACATTGAGTGTAAACCAGACCCTCACAGACAGATTGTAACACTGAAACTGAAAACCTTAGATTCAATATATTCAACTTCTGTTGCTTCCTATTTTAAGGGAAATGTTTTACCTTAATTGAGACACTGCcgctcctcttctctgtctctccaagcATGGCAGACAGCAGGGAGGACTTCCCGCTACCCACATGGCCCACCACCGCCACCAGTGAACCCTGGGGTACACGCACATTAATCCTGTAAACAGAGGAGTGGAGTTGAGTCTCTTAACTTAAACTTCAGAACGTGTGAAAATGGGAATACTGTTATGATTTACCTTTTAAGGCACGGAGGACCTTCTTTAGTCCAACTGAACGTTCCATTGTCTATCAACACACCTTCCCCATCTGAGAAGAAAATagaaaaacagagggagagagaaagagaggaaccaTTGAAAAAGACACTAATATTTCCGCTCTGCATATAGGCATAACAGTTTATGCACCCGTTTATGCACCCAACAACTACCCAACGTTAAAAATATAATGTCCTTTTAAGTGACATGTCAAATTGCAGAGTCTACATAATTACAAGAGGTCTAAAATTACAGTGTGTTCTTTTTACGAGCTGTCTTAAGGAAGTGTTGACGGATTACAGGCGAAGAAAACTGCTTTTATTTATCTGGAATCATACGTCTGACTGTCTAGAAGTAATTTACATTCAACCACTGGATGGCAACATCCTATCATTACTCAGTCTCCCCAGTCGACCTCGATCACAGGAAGTGACAACATAACATTACCATTAAGGGTTCTGGATAGAATTCCATGGATGTAAACAACAAATCTTCTGAGGCTTGTTTTTATTGGTTACGGCAGGCAGAGGCAGACCACAGTTCCCACTGGGTAAGAGTTGCTATGAGTGTTTTTGTTGATTAATTGCTATAGGCTGATACAAAGCCCTTTGCTCCACTTGGAACTAAAAGTTATAGGTCAAGTATGTCAACATACATGGCACCAGTAGGTGTTCTTACCAGTACTCAAAGGGGCCTTGGCTACATTGTCGTCTTTCAGCTCCTCAGAACACAGGTATTTCCCTAAGCGCTTCAGCGAGACAATGGCCTAAAATTCAAAGAACATTTTTTTTTAGAACAGCAGCACAAAGCATTATACATTGGTTTGGTATGTTGAATACTGGACATTGTATTTCACCTGCATGGTAGTGCTCATGGCAAAGGGTAGCTGGCTCAGTGGGGTCTTCAGAATGTTGATGAGAGCCATGGAGACAAAGACCTTCTGGGCATCTAGGACGTTCTTGTCATCAATCAGCACATAGACACCAAACATGGAAAAGGCAATCTGGGGGGGGGAAACAAATAAGCATGATTGGGACACAGTGACCTGAAGCTGTAACTGTAACCATCACACACAGAATTCAGTGATGATACATTTCTACTGTGAGGCTTGAAGCTATGGATAGAAAAGAGTAGACCTGTATAGCCGAGCGAACACTGCAGCACGGGTATTAATTACCATGCATTTTCCAATCAATTTTCGGTGTTCTGGCTTGTTAGGATGTTCAACAGAGGGTTATATTTATACAGATTTTGAATTTTACTTCTTTTTTTCCCCCCTATTTACTTATTTAATTAAATGTTTTGAGAGTTGGATAGCCCTGGATAGAGCTCTACTGAGGTTTATTTGAACATGGTAGCATTTTGCTCTGGTCTAGGAGAGGTAGATGCAGCCTTCCAACAGGGGGAAGGCCAGCATAGGGGTCCAAGGTTTTCTCCTGGGTATTTTGTTGTTTTAGCTGTTTTTTCTCTTCTTTATATTTAATTACTCCGACCTTTCAGCACACTGGCCATGTGATTGTACTAACATTCATTTCTGATGACTATGACTATGCCTAATTAACATACTCTTGGCTCCACATGCTTTATCAGCTGGAACGTGAAAGGAATTAACCAGGCGGTCAAGCGTAGCCGAGTGTATGCTCATCTTATGTTCTTAAGTCTGGACATTGTTTTTCTCCAAGAGACCCATCTCCGGTCCAGCGACCTTGATAAACTAAAGAGAGGTAGACCAAATATTTCACTCCAAAGTTGGTGCAAAGGCCAGAGGGGCACCCCGTTTGTCTCCTCCAAAGTAATTTCAGATACTAATGGAAGATATATTATAGTAATGGGGAAATGGTTTAGCACACAGGTTATTCTGGCTAACCTCTATGGTCCTAATTGGGATGACGCTACATTTTTCTCTGACCTCATCGCAACACTTCCTGACCTTAACACTCATCATTTGATATTGGGCGGAGATTTCAATTGTGTAATGCATCCAAGTCTAGACAGATCCAGACCGAAGCCCAACAATGTAATTTCAAAATCAGATGCAGTAATCAACTCATTCTAGAATCCTATCATTTGTCTGATCCATGGAGGAGGAGCAATCCCACTGCTAAACAgtacttcttttttttcttcagtcCACAGTACTCCTTTTTTTCTACAGTCCACATACTCTAGGATTGACTTTTTCCTGCTGGACAATAGAATTCTTCATTTTGTAACTAATAGCCAAAATCGCAGCATCGTTATCTCAAACCATAGCCCTGTCCTATCTCAGACCGTAGCCCTGTCCAGCTAGATATCCGCTTTCCGGACAGTACTGTGTCACAAAGCGCATGGAGACTTAACCCACTACTACTATCTTTTAGTGCCTTTAAAAAAATACACATCAACTCACATTGATGTCTTTTTACAGATCAACTGCACCCCTGATGTGTCTCACTCTACTGTGTGGGAGTCGTTAAAAGCAAATCTTAGAAGCGAAATTATTTCATACACAGTGTATGACAACAAACAGCGCACCAAATGCTTATCGGAGCTATCTCAACTGATTCTAGATGTGGACAACAGATGCCTCTTCTCCGACTCCTGAACTCTACAAAGAAAGACTGCTACACCAATCGAAAATTTGACAATCTTTCCACCAAACAAATCACTTTAGTAGCCTTAAACAAGCAAGCGGCTTCTCTCCATTAACATCTAATCATTTCTTCCCAGCATCACAGATTGACACGGCATTCCAGTTCTGGCATAGGAACGGTCTGGTGTTTTTTGTGACCCATTTGTTGATAACACCTTTGTCTCATTCGATACTCTGAGTGTTGATCATCATTTTCCCAATACCCACTTTTTTAGATATCTGCAAGTTTTGCCCAAAAACATTTCCCTTAATTTCCACTCGAGCCCACTAAGTGTCCAGTCGACAGGTACTTAGATCTTAACCCGTATCTGAAGGCAAAATCTCCAGATTAtacaacataatacagaacataaATCCTCCTTCCTTGGCAAATACAAAATCTGCATGGACGCAAGACATAGATGGCGAGCTTCCAGATGATATATGGCAACAAAGTATGGAGCGTATCCACACATCATCATTTTGCATAAGGCATGGGCTCATTCAGTTTAAGGTTTTGCTCATTCTCCATTACTCAAATGACAGATTGGCAAAAATATACCCAAATGTTGACCCCAAGTGTTTGAGATGCCACCAGAGTCCAGCGACTGTGGGACACATGTTTTGGTCATGCCAATCTTTGAGTGGCCTCTGGGACCCCATTTTTGaggcattctcacatatgtgtaaTACAACTGTTTACACATATGTATCCCACATTTTTTGGGGGCAGTGACCCCAACCCGGTCACTGACATTTTTGGGGTACTTTCCCTAGACCAGAATGCTACCACGCATAGCTGCTAGCTCGCCGCCTTGTCCTCTTTCACTGGAAGTCTGCAAAGCCGCCCTCCTTTATGCAGTGGGTTAAGGAGGTGATGTCATCTCTGCCTCTGGAGAAGGTTAGGTACACTGTGCATGGGTTCCAACAAAGTTCGACTTAGCCTGGTCCCCATTAATACAATACGTGGAGAGCCTGTCTTTTACTTAGTGTAACTTGCGTATTTTGATAAGCAGCCATGTCTGTTCTAGTGGCCATTTGTGCTGCaaataatttttatttaactttttttccCATTGTTTTTGTTTCTATTACTGTTTGTTTCTGTTTGTTTCTTTCCTATTTAATTTACTTTTATAGATGCCTTGGTGGGTGGGTGGTGTGGAGGGTggtttggagggagggagggagggaatggagggaggggatggatggGGGAATGAGGGGTTGGGGTTGTACTGTTTTTGTTGTTACAtctgaaaaagttttttttttaagaaaaaaagTAAAGAGTAGACACTGAGCTATACTCCGAAAGACCAAATAACTATTACTACTAGTTATATTGTAATGCACATACCAGGAAAGTGGATGAGTTGAAGGAGGCGATGGAGATGGAGTAGAGGATCTGGGACTTCTTCAGGGCCTTCAGTTCTTTCTCCCTGTATCCCAGGACCTGCTCCAGAAAGGCCTTCTCCCATGCATAGAACTTCAAGATCTTGATCCCGTTCAGGATCTCGTTCATCAGCTTGATTCGCCCATCCATAAACTTCATCTGTACCTCCTAGGGAGAAGCATTCAAAGACGTGGTTAAATAGATAGTCGGCCCTTCTAAAAAGAGGGAAGAGGACAGCAACACCACAAGAGAACAGCACGATAGAAAACCTATAGAAGTGTTGTTGCACCAGCATACCTGTATCTATTACTCATCTCAAGATGGCGCTGCAGTGGATAGTAGCCGTCTTacaggctcctgaccaattctgctattttgtgtgtttttttgtttgacgaagcatgtgacaaataaaatgtgatttaattGGATTTTATAGACATAGAGTTGTCAGTTACAGCTGCAAATACTTGTCAAGTAACAGCTAATGTTGAGCACTCTACAGAAGTATGTACTTGTttaatttaattagaattgtaCTCTGTTACAGTATTGAACACAGTTCTTAACACTTAGCAGTTTTACGACGAGGAAACAACAAAGCGGCCAGGAAAGCGGTCAGTGACATTCTACGACTGTAAGTTAGATTAAAACAGGCATTATTGACAAAACTGTCTGTTGTTTTTCCAAAAAACAAATGAAAAATATAGCCTTTTATAGCCCCTTTTTTTCTGTGGTTGTTTTTCATAAGCATAACATGGTGGAGACATCCATCCAACCCGCACTCCCACACAGCTCTGCTTCGGCTATGTAAACCAGCTGTGGCATCCCTGACCAAACATGCAAAATCACATTCTGTTTCGGCTACTGCCTCGGGTCAAAGTAGCCTGGAAAGGctgtctggtcccagatctatttgCACTGAGGTCAAAGTGCATATGAATCTCCTCTTAGGACATGTCCGTACCTGCAGTTTGCTCCTTTTCTTGGCGATGAATCCGTTGAGTGGGAAGATGAGGATGACGGTGGCAATTCCGGCTAGCGCAGACGGGCCTAGGTGCTGTAAAATGGCATTGTTTTACACAAGTCATCAAAAGCAATGTTTGTTATAAATGAGTACCAAAGAAAACATATGTCCGTCATCAATGAGTACCAACAAAAACAGAAGTGACAGTGCCATCCATACCTGCCAGAGGAAGAAGAGGCAGAGGGCGATCTCGATAGGAGCCAGCCACACTGCGTTGAAGTAAACCACAAAGTCCATGAGCTTCTGAGTGTCGGCTGATACCAGGTTGACGATCTCCCCCACTGTGCACGTCCTCCTGGATGCACTGTTGATCACCAAAGACTAGAGGAAAAACAGAACAACCTCAAGTTAAACCTCCAGTAAATGAGTATTATGTAACACTTGGTTCAAGGTTTCTTAACATTCATAACCTCTTTTTCCAACTTAAATAAACCCTAACTTGACAACA
It includes:
- the LOC120017544 gene encoding multidrug resistance-associated protein 1-like codes for the protein MDAFCELSGLDPLWDWNRTWYTDKPDLTECFQNTVLVWFPCIYLWLLAPFYALKLYCHDCGCIRISTLCTTKTVLGFLLASFGFVEFFYILLERSHEIQNHMVFLVSPIIRSLTVVLAICIIQLERIRGCRSSVFLFLFWVLAVVCSLVPLRAKIQLVMYEGITTDIVRYTAFFSYFSLQLAQLFLCCFADQPPEGKTVLVKNPCPVKDASFLSKMLFWWFTGLVVKGYRTPLEAGDLWNLREEDTSDKIISDLEEEWTTECAKLQQQEKTMAAGVALGTRLPDQAQILRKLQKEQSSGFCLLRTLARNFGPYFLTGTMCIIFHDFFMFAIPQVLSLLLGFMNEEDAPLWKGYFYATLMFLLSCLQSLFNHQYMYTCFTVGMRVKTAVMGLVYRKSLVINSASRRTCTVGEIVNLVSADTQKLMDFVVYFNAVWLAPIEIALCLFFLWQHLGPSALAGIATVILIFPLNGFIAKKRSKLQEVQMKFMDGRIKLMNEILNGIKILKFYAWEKAFLEQVLGYREKELKALKKSQILYSISIASFNSSTFLIAFSMFGVYVLIDDKNVLDAQKVFVSMALINILKTPLSQLPFAMSTTMQAIVSLKRLGKYLCSEELKDDNVAKAPLSTDGEGVLIDNGTFSWTKEGPPCLKRINVRVPQGSLVAVVGHVGSGKSSLLSAMLGETEKRSGSVSIKGSVAYVPQQAWIQNATVQDNVMFGREKQKTWYQRVLDACALLPDLEILPAGDSTEIGEKGLNLSGGQKQRVSLARAVYRKADVYLLDDPLSAVDAHVGQHIFDKVIGPKGVLRDKTRVLVTHGMSFLPQADLILVLVDGEITESGSYQELLSRHGAFADFIHTFASNDRKESVTETAAQRGARRASSRLSVTDFMPFSRDLSQEQLIGGDTNSTNLQGMEPMSEIEEEQVPEDLGKLMEVDKARTGRVRLEMYMEYFKTIGMAFIIPIVFLYAFQQGASLAYNYWLSLWADEPIVNGTQVDTDMKLAVYGALGFAQGIAIFGTTVAISVGGIIASRHLHMDLLKNVLHSPMSFFETTPSGNLLNRFAKEIDAIDCMIPDGLKMMLGYLFKLMEVCIIVMLATPFAAVVILPLAILYAFVQSFYVATSCQLRRLESVSRSPIYTHFNETVQGASVIRAFGEQHRFIVQANKRVDFNQTSYFPRFVATRWLAVNLEFVGNGVVLAAAILSVMGKDTLSPGIVGLAVSHSLQVTGILSWIVRSWTDVENNIVSVERVKEYADTAKEAGWTVEGSSLPLAWPQTGTIEFQDYGLQYRKGLDWALKGITLKIQEREKVGIVGRTGAGKSSLALGIFRILEAAKGEIYIDGVNIAEIGLHDLRSRITIIPQDPVLFSGSLRMNLDPFDTYTDEEIWSSLELAHLKNFVSNLPDKLNYECSEGGENLSLGQRQLVCLARALLRKTKILVLDEATAAVDLETDTLIQSTIRQQFEDCTVLTIAHRLNTIMDYTRVIVMDKGHISEMDSPTNLISNRGQFYRMCREAGLV